A DNA window from Actinomadura luzonensis contains the following coding sequences:
- a CDS encoding aldo/keto reductase, with product MDYIQLGRSGLAVSRLVLGTMNFGTQTPEQDSHAIMDRAHEHGVNFFDTADVYADGRTEQIIGRWFGTGGGRRDRTVLATKLYLTTSSWPNDGRLSALHIRRACDASLKRLGTDHIDVYQMHHIDRNTPWEEIWEAFDVLRQQGKVLYFGSSNFAGWHLAQAQETARARHRLGLVAEQSVYNLMNRWAELEVLPAARHYGLGLIPWSPLNGGVLGGVLRKQRRDAAARGVSGRSAATLAAHRATIEAYEKLCADLGEDPADVGLAWLLAQEGVTGPIIGPRTAEQLDGSLRALSITLGKDTLARLDELFPPPAPNGAKPAPEAYAW from the coding sequence ATGGACTACATCCAGCTCGGCCGCAGTGGCCTGGCGGTGTCCCGGCTGGTCCTGGGCACGATGAACTTCGGCACCCAGACCCCGGAACAGGACAGTCACGCGATCATGGACCGTGCGCACGAGCACGGCGTCAACTTCTTCGACACCGCCGACGTCTACGCCGACGGCCGGACCGAGCAGATCATCGGCCGGTGGTTCGGCACCGGGGGCGGCAGGCGCGACAGGACCGTCCTGGCCACCAAGCTCTACCTGACGACCAGCTCGTGGCCGAACGACGGCCGCCTGTCCGCGCTGCACATCCGGCGCGCCTGCGACGCCTCGCTCAAGCGGCTGGGGACCGACCACATCGACGTCTACCAGATGCACCACATCGACAGGAACACGCCGTGGGAGGAGATCTGGGAGGCCTTCGACGTTCTCCGGCAGCAGGGCAAGGTGCTCTACTTCGGCTCCTCCAACTTCGCCGGCTGGCACCTGGCCCAGGCGCAGGAGACGGCACGCGCGCGGCACCGGCTCGGCCTGGTCGCCGAGCAGTCCGTCTACAACCTGATGAACCGCTGGGCCGAGCTGGAGGTGCTGCCCGCGGCGCGGCACTACGGGCTGGGCCTGATCCCCTGGTCACCGCTCAACGGCGGCGTGCTCGGCGGCGTCCTGCGCAAGCAGCGGCGCGACGCCGCCGCCCGCGGCGTCTCCGGGCGGTCGGCCGCCACCCTCGCCGCGCATCGCGCGACGATCGAGGCGTACGAGAAGCTCTGCGCCGACCTCGGCGAGGACCCGGCGGACGTCGGGCTGGCCTGGCTGCTCGCGCAGGAGGGCGTGACCGGCCCGATCATCGGCCCGCGTACGGCCGAGCAGCTCGACGGATCGCTCCGGGCCCTGTCGATCACCCTCGGCAAGGACACCTTGGCCAGGCTGGACGAGCTGTTCCCGCCGCCCGCCCCGAACGGCGCCAAGCCCGCGCCCGAGGCGTACGCCTGGTGA
- a CDS encoding serine/threonine-protein kinase, with protein MSSERLKPLEAGDPKQVGGYRLLARLGAGGMGRVYLGRSKGGRRVAVKVIHPHLAEDAQFRRRFRAEVAAVRRVGGIHTVQVVDAGADADPPWLVTEYIAGPSLHDAVGECGAFPAAAVAALGAGLAEGLMAIHERGVVHRDLKPGNVLLAQDGPRIIDFGIARALDAASQTTRTSVAGTPGFMSPEQLRGREVGPAGDVFCLAAVLAFAATGRRPFGEGPVEALGYRVVNEEPDLTGVPEPLLPLIASGLEKRPEDRPGLGAFLERCSALAEGGDAPLPAPVSTMIDTWVAETEVLAPPPPDEPGSGRRFPPLGRLGLPVAAAVGVLLVALAVWAVGDDGSTPATSEAVTTAQQTSVSPAPVPGKRSETPTPTPTPTPTSDPVRKAFEKISAGDCLDAYERPTGGWSRSKPRAVGCGRSDAHLKVLKVTRDSSGCLRHGADLDGELWWSYGEDADEIALCVQRQFHTGECFLATKGEKKNTVAISNRDLMTSWPCRDGSAPEEYDFVLRITAFTDGPCPPGGRRVDWEIRGRTLCTRIV; from the coding sequence GTGTCCAGCGAGAGACTGAAGCCGCTTGAGGCGGGCGACCCGAAGCAGGTCGGTGGGTACCGGCTGCTGGCGCGGCTGGGGGCGGGCGGTATGGGGCGCGTCTACCTGGGCCGCTCGAAGGGCGGCCGGCGGGTCGCGGTCAAGGTGATCCACCCCCATCTGGCGGAGGACGCGCAGTTCCGGCGGCGGTTCAGGGCGGAGGTCGCCGCGGTGCGGCGGGTCGGGGGCATCCACACCGTGCAGGTCGTGGACGCCGGCGCCGACGCCGACCCGCCCTGGCTCGTGACCGAGTACATCGCGGGCCCGTCGCTGCACGATGCCGTCGGCGAGTGCGGCGCGTTCCCGGCGGCGGCGGTCGCGGCACTCGGCGCGGGCCTGGCCGAAGGGCTGATGGCGATCCACGAGCGGGGCGTCGTCCACCGCGACCTCAAGCCCGGCAACGTGCTGCTCGCCCAGGACGGGCCCCGCATCATCGACTTCGGCATCGCACGCGCGCTCGACGCCGCCTCGCAGACCACCCGCACCAGCGTCGCCGGCACGCCCGGGTTCATGTCGCCCGAGCAGCTCCGGGGCCGCGAGGTGGGGCCGGCCGGCGACGTGTTCTGCCTGGCCGCCGTGCTGGCCTTCGCCGCCACCGGCCGGCGGCCCTTCGGCGAGGGCCCGGTCGAGGCCCTCGGCTACCGCGTCGTCAATGAGGAACCCGACCTGACCGGCGTGCCGGAGCCGCTGCTCCCGCTGATCGCGTCCGGCTTGGAGAAGCGTCCGGAGGACCGGCCCGGTCTCGGCGCGTTCCTCGAACGCTGCTCCGCGCTCGCCGAGGGCGGGGACGCGCCGCTGCCGGCGCCCGTCAGCACGATGATCGACACGTGGGTGGCGGAGACCGAGGTGCTGGCGCCTCCGCCGCCGGACGAGCCGGGGAGCGGCCGGCGGTTCCCGCCGCTCGGACGGTTGGGGCTCCCGGTGGCCGCGGCCGTGGGCGTCCTGCTGGTCGCCTTGGCCGTCTGGGCGGTCGGGGACGACGGGAGCACACCGGCCACCTCCGAGGCCGTCACCACCGCCCAGCAGACCTCCGTTTCCCCGGCGCCCGTGCCGGGGAAGCGGTCCGAGACCCCCACCCCCACGCCGACCCCGACCCCCACGTCTGATCCCGTCCGCAAGGCGTTCGAGAAGATCTCGGCGGGCGACTGCCTGGACGCCTACGAGCGTCCGACCGGCGGGTGGAGCAGGAGCAAGCCCCGCGCCGTCGGCTGCGGCCGGTCCGACGCCCACCTGAAGGTGCTCAAGGTGACCCGCGACTCCTCCGGGTGCTTGAGGCACGGCGCCGATCTGGACGGGGAACTGTGGTGGAGCTACGGCGAGGACGCGGACGAGATCGCCCTCTGCGTGCAGCGGCAGTTCCACACGGGGGAGTGTTTCCTGGCCACCAAGGGCGAGAAGAAGAACACGGTCGCCATCAGCAACAGGGATCTGATGACGTCGTGGCCGTGCCGGGACGGCTCCGCGCCGGAGGAGTACGACTTCGTCCTGCGTATCACCGCGTTCACCGACGGTCCCTGCCCGCCGGGCGGCCGGAGGGTCGACTGGGAGATCCGGGGACGCACCCTCTGCACCCGCATAGTCTGA
- a CDS encoding MFS transporter, translating to MTTVITEPRSQVRAWLGVAAITASLFVFVTTELMPVGLLTPVSAGLSVSVGLAGMMVTLYGVSAGVGVPFLVAWSRTVNRRALLATLLAIMAAGNLVTAVSPNFPIVLAARLVTGFAHGVFWAIGVAMAMRLVPGEKASKAAAVVLSGMSIATVVGMPLGTFIESLTDWRTTFLIWSGLSLVVLLAVVLTLPSLPSQSAIPVREVFALPVRNGRLRVVMITVALYVLGHFGAYTFIRPFMEQRAGASAAWVTGLLIVFGVGGAVGNFVAGHTAGKNMRATFVVACSGLVASLLLLLAIGGSPAGLAVAVVLWGVSFGAANLCQVNMMLAAAPDTFEAAMSLNTMGYNISIALGALLGGLFAGGFGTAGAVWFGVALTVIALLTAFAAHAGKEAHP from the coding sequence ATGACCACTGTCATTACTGAACCGCGCTCGCAGGTCCGGGCGTGGCTGGGCGTCGCGGCCATCACCGCGAGCCTGTTCGTCTTCGTCACCACCGAGCTGATGCCCGTCGGGCTGCTCACCCCGGTCAGCGCGGGACTGTCCGTCTCCGTCGGCCTCGCGGGCATGATGGTGACGCTGTACGGCGTCTCCGCGGGCGTCGGGGTGCCGTTCCTGGTCGCGTGGAGCCGTACGGTGAACCGCCGCGCGCTCCTCGCCACGCTGCTGGCGATCATGGCGGCCGGCAACCTCGTCACGGCCGTGTCGCCGAACTTCCCGATCGTCCTGGCCGCCCGGCTCGTCACCGGGTTCGCGCACGGCGTGTTCTGGGCGATCGGCGTCGCCATGGCGATGCGGCTGGTCCCCGGGGAGAAGGCCAGCAAGGCCGCCGCGGTCGTGCTGTCCGGCATGTCGATCGCCACCGTCGTCGGCATGCCGCTGGGCACGTTCATCGAGAGCCTCACCGACTGGCGCACCACGTTCCTCATCTGGAGCGGCCTGAGCCTGGTGGTGCTGCTCGCCGTCGTGCTCACGCTCCCGTCGCTGCCGTCCCAGAGCGCCATCCCGGTGCGGGAGGTGTTCGCGCTGCCGGTCAGGAACGGGCGGCTGCGGGTCGTGATGATCACCGTCGCGCTCTACGTGCTCGGGCACTTCGGCGCGTACACGTTCATCCGCCCCTTCATGGAACAGCGGGCCGGGGCGTCGGCCGCGTGGGTGACCGGGCTGCTGATCGTCTTCGGGGTCGGCGGCGCGGTCGGCAACTTCGTCGCCGGGCACACGGCCGGCAAGAACATGCGCGCGACGTTCGTCGTCGCCTGCAGCGGGCTCGTCGCCTCGCTGCTGCTGCTCCTGGCCATCGGCGGCAGCCCGGCGGGCCTGGCGGTCGCCGTGGTGCTGTGGGGGGTGTCCTTCGGCGCCGCCAACCTCTGCCAGGTCAACATGATGCTCGCCGCGGCCCCCGACACCTTCGAGGCCGCCATGTCGCTCAACACCATGGGCTACAACATCTCGATCGCGCTCGGCGCGCTGCTCGGCGGACTGTTCGCGGGCGGATTCGGGACCGCCGGCGCCGTGTGGTTCGGCGTCGCGCTGACGGTGATCGCGCTGCTGACCGCCTTCGCCGCGCACGCCGGGAAGGAGGCACACCCGTGA
- a CDS encoding NAD(P)/FAD-dependent oxidoreductase: MMSRTVVIVGGGYGGSTVAKALDAEADVVLIDPRDAFINSAGSLRALAQPDWAPNMFFPYDQWLRRGTVVRERAVSVDPGGVTLASGRRVEADFLVLATGSSYAYPAKPASDATPDVLDDLLRTHKELAGSERVLILGAGPVGLELSGEIKEVWPHKHVTIVDPAEDLLPAFPAEMRGELRRQLDELGVDLRLGAGLSALPATGPGQAGTFTVTTTAGEEIIADLWFRAHGVRTNSDYLADGRLTTRNPQGQVPVTETLNVRGYEHVYAVGDLTDVAEAKMAGYAMQHGEVVARNILAQLRGERPEATYRPLPHPMILLPLGPRGGVGQLPTPDGPVVVPAGTVSAYKGADLFTGRFAEQFGAA; encoded by the coding sequence ATGATGAGTCGTACAGTCGTGATCGTCGGCGGGGGTTACGGTGGTTCCACGGTCGCCAAGGCGTTGGACGCGGAGGCGGACGTCGTGCTCATCGACCCGCGTGACGCGTTCATCAACTCCGCCGGCTCGCTGCGGGCGCTGGCCCAGCCCGACTGGGCGCCCAACATGTTCTTCCCCTACGACCAGTGGCTCAGGCGCGGCACCGTGGTGCGCGAGCGCGCGGTCTCGGTGGATCCCGGCGGCGTCACCCTGGCCTCCGGCCGGCGCGTCGAGGCCGACTTCCTGGTCCTGGCCACCGGCTCCAGCTACGCCTACCCCGCCAAGCCCGCCTCCGACGCCACCCCTGACGTGCTGGACGACCTGCTGCGCACCCACAAGGAGCTGGCCGGCTCCGAGCGGGTGCTGATCCTCGGCGCCGGACCGGTCGGCCTGGAACTGTCCGGGGAGATCAAGGAGGTATGGCCGCACAAGCACGTGACGATCGTCGATCCGGCCGAGGACCTGCTGCCCGCCTTCCCCGCCGAGATGCGCGGCGAGCTGCGCCGTCAGCTCGACGAGCTGGGCGTCGACCTGCGGCTGGGTGCCGGCCTGAGCGCCCTGCCGGCGACCGGGCCCGGGCAGGCGGGCACGTTCACCGTCACCACGACCGCCGGCGAGGAGATCATCGCCGACCTCTGGTTCCGCGCGCACGGCGTACGGACCAACAGTGACTATCTCGCCGACGGACGGCTCACCACCCGCAACCCGCAGGGCCAGGTCCCGGTCACCGAGACCCTCAACGTCCGCGGCTACGAGCACGTCTACGCCGTCGGCGACCTCACCGACGTCGCCGAGGCCAAGATGGCCGGGTACGCGATGCAGCACGGCGAGGTGGTGGCCAGGAACATCCTCGCCCAGTTGCGCGGCGAGCGGCCCGAGGCCACGTACCGGCCGCTGCCCCACCCCATGATCCTGCTCCCGCTCGGCCCGCGCGGCGGCGTCGGCCAGCTCCCCACGCCCGACGGGCCGGTCGTCGTCCCGGCCGGGACGGTGTCGGCGTACAAGGGGGCCGACCTGTTCACCGGCCGCTTCGCCGAGCAGTTCGGAGCCGCCTGA
- a CDS encoding MarR family winged helix-turn-helix transcriptional regulator — protein sequence MADDRELQEAVARFVRAFGLHRPDQTPCGQPIPVSEAHALGELARDGALRQIDLAHRLRLEKSTTSRLVNQLINRGWAERTPAPDDGRGVLVQLTPQGMKAAARLAEARAERFSAVLERVPEGERADVLRALTILTEAMDEP from the coding sequence ATGGCGGATGATCGCGAACTCCAGGAAGCCGTGGCACGCTTCGTGCGGGCCTTCGGCCTCCACCGGCCGGACCAGACCCCCTGCGGGCAGCCCATCCCGGTATCGGAGGCTCACGCGCTGGGCGAGCTGGCCAGGGACGGAGCTTTGCGGCAGATCGATCTGGCGCACCGGCTCCGGCTGGAGAAGAGCACCACCAGCCGGCTGGTCAACCAGCTCATCAACCGCGGCTGGGCCGAACGCACCCCGGCGCCCGACGACGGGCGCGGCGTGTTGGTCCAGCTCACCCCGCAAGGGATGAAGGCCGCGGCCCGGCTGGCCGAGGCCAGAGCCGAACGGTTCTCCGCCGTATTGGAGCGTGTCCCCGAGGGCGAACGCGCCGATGTGCTGCGCGCCCTGACCATCCTCACGGAGGCCATGGATGAACCTTGA
- a CDS encoding FAD-binding protein, which yields MNAGARGRAIRVTALDHLVLNVADVDRSLRFYRDVLGLAAERVNEWRRGQVSFPSVRVDAATIIDLVQRTRGESNVDHICLVVAPLDWAAVIDAGILDVVEGPVVRSGARGDGRSVYVRDPDGNTVELRWYPQDLDPPPLDGELVRDPAARERAAADFGHVVRTVPEAVLRPGSAADIAAVVRWAAGTGRQVAAQGTRHSVYGRSQVGRGVVVDMSGHNAIHHVGADRIVAGAGATWRDVLTAALRHGRTPPVLPEYLDLTIGGTIAVGGVGGTSWRHGVMSDTVLALEVVTGDGQVRTCSPGERPDLFDAVRAGLGQVGVITRATLRLTAAPGAVRRYRLVYSDLDTMLADQRRLLDERRWDYLHGRAAPGPEGGWTYLVDGAALLPGAAPDDAALLAGLADDRAKATIDTHDYRTYTDRFTPLENTLRGGGRWDSPHPWLFTFVGASRAGAVLAGTLAGLTAGDLGDHGVVSVLPLRTDAVRSPLFRLPAEPVAFAMNLMRIPAPGPASTVAAMVAGNRAVYERVAAAGGTLNPASALPMSARDWQAHFGPVWDRFAAAKRAYDPGHVLTPGYEVFPRGDG from the coding sequence GTGAACGCCGGCGCGCGCGGCCGGGCGATCCGCGTGACGGCGCTGGACCACCTCGTCCTGAACGTCGCCGACGTGGACCGTTCGCTGCGGTTCTACCGCGACGTCCTGGGCCTGGCGGCGGAGCGGGTGAACGAGTGGCGCCGCGGCCAGGTCTCCTTCCCCTCGGTCCGGGTCGACGCAGCCACGATCATCGACCTCGTGCAACGTACGCGCGGGGAGTCCAACGTGGACCACATCTGCCTGGTCGTGGCGCCGCTCGACTGGGCAGCGGTCATCGACGCCGGGATCCTGGACGTGGTCGAGGGCCCGGTCGTCCGCTCAGGCGCCCGCGGCGACGGCCGGTCGGTCTACGTCCGCGACCCCGACGGCAACACCGTCGAGCTCCGCTGGTACCCGCAGGACCTCGACCCGCCCCCGCTCGACGGCGAACTCGTGCGCGACCCGGCCGCCCGCGAGCGGGCCGCGGCCGACTTCGGCCACGTCGTGCGGACCGTCCCCGAGGCCGTGCTCCGCCCCGGCTCGGCCGCGGACATCGCCGCCGTCGTGCGGTGGGCGGCCGGCACCGGCCGGCAGGTCGCCGCCCAGGGCACGCGGCACTCGGTGTACGGCCGGTCCCAGGTCGGGCGCGGCGTGGTCGTCGACATGTCGGGGCACAACGCGATCCACCACGTGGGCGCGGACCGGATCGTCGCCGGCGCGGGCGCGACCTGGCGCGACGTCCTCACGGCCGCGCTCCGCCACGGCCGCACCCCGCCGGTCCTCCCCGAGTACCTCGACCTGACGATCGGCGGCACCATCGCCGTCGGCGGCGTCGGCGGGACCAGCTGGCGGCACGGCGTCATGAGCGACACCGTGCTCGCGCTCGAGGTCGTCACCGGCGACGGGCAGGTCCGCACCTGCTCACCCGGCGAGCGCCCGGACCTGTTCGACGCCGTCCGCGCCGGACTCGGCCAGGTGGGCGTCATCACGCGGGCGACCCTGCGGCTGACGGCGGCGCCCGGCGCCGTCCGCAGGTACCGGCTCGTCTACTCCGACCTCGACACCATGCTCGCCGACCAGCGACGGCTCCTCGACGAGCGCAGATGGGACTACCTCCACGGCCGCGCCGCCCCCGGCCCGGAAGGCGGCTGGACCTACCTCGTCGACGGGGCGGCGCTGCTCCCCGGCGCGGCGCCCGACGACGCCGCCCTGCTCGCCGGACTCGCCGACGACCGCGCGAAGGCGACCATCGACACCCACGACTACCGCACCTACACCGACCGGTTCACGCCTCTGGAGAACACGCTGCGCGGCGGCGGGCGCTGGGACTCCCCGCACCCCTGGCTGTTCACCTTCGTCGGCGCGTCCCGCGCGGGTGCGGTCCTGGCCGGGACGCTCGCCGGGCTCACCGCCGGCGACCTCGGCGACCACGGCGTCGTCTCGGTCCTGCCGCTGCGGACGGACGCCGTGCGCAGCCCGCTGTTCCGGCTCCCCGCGGAGCCGGTGGCGTTCGCGATGAACCTCATGCGCATCCCGGCGCCGGGCCCCGCGAGCACGGTCGCCGCCATGGTGGCCGGCAACCGTGCCGTGTACGAGCGGGTCGCCGCGGCGGGCGGCACGCTCAACCCGGCCAGTGCCCTGCCCATGTCCGCCCGCGACTGGCAGGCCCACTTCGGCCCGGTGTGGGACCGCTTCGCCGCCGCCAAGCGGGCGTACGATCCCGGCCACGTCCTCACCCCCGGCTACGAGGTGTTCCCGAGGGGGGACGGGTGA
- a CDS encoding LysR family transcriptional regulator, which produces MELQQMRYVLAVAETNSFTRAAEQCLVVQSALSRQIASLERELGARLFDRTSRHVRITPAGKAFVAAARESLNAAERAAADVAAVTGEVRGRLALGLIPTVAAVDIPDALSRFRASYPQVQLNIRVGGSEELTEQVRQGRIEVAFLGLPTSARPVGVNARELARDRLVAVVAPDHPLAGEPAVDLARLSSETFIDLPPHSAARAQSDEAFAAAGLSREVAFEVTTADFMMARLVRKGLAIALLPSAYVPHLTGLATVEITDAPMRVEYLIWSGVGRTPAATAFLGLLDLPDR; this is translated from the coding sequence ATGGAACTCCAGCAGATGCGTTACGTCCTCGCCGTCGCCGAGACGAACAGCTTCACCCGCGCCGCGGAGCAGTGCCTGGTCGTCCAGTCGGCGCTGAGCCGCCAGATCGCCAGCCTCGAACGGGAGCTGGGCGCGCGGCTGTTCGACCGCACCAGCCGCCACGTCCGCATCACCCCGGCGGGGAAGGCGTTCGTGGCCGCGGCCCGCGAGAGCCTCAACGCCGCGGAGCGGGCGGCCGCCGACGTCGCCGCGGTGACCGGCGAGGTGCGCGGCAGGCTCGCCCTCGGCCTGATCCCCACCGTGGCCGCCGTCGACATCCCGGACGCGCTGAGCCGGTTCCGCGCCAGCTATCCCCAGGTCCAGCTGAACATCCGGGTCGGCGGCAGCGAAGAGCTCACCGAGCAGGTCAGGCAGGGCAGGATCGAGGTGGCCTTCCTCGGGCTGCCCACCAGCGCGCGGCCGGTGGGCGTCAACGCCCGTGAGCTCGCCCGGGACCGGCTGGTCGCCGTCGTCGCCCCCGACCACCCGCTGGCGGGCGAACCCGCCGTCGATCTCGCCCGGCTCTCCAGCGAGACCTTCATCGACCTGCCGCCGCACTCGGCCGCACGGGCGCAGTCGGACGAGGCGTTCGCGGCCGCCGGATTGAGCCGTGAGGTGGCGTTCGAGGTCACCACCGCGGACTTCATGATGGCCCGGCTCGTGCGCAAGGGGCTGGCGATCGCGCTGCTGCCCTCGGCCTACGTGCCCCACCTGACCGGCCTGGCCACCGTCGAGATCACCGACGCGCCCATGCGCGTCGAGTACCTCATCTGGAGCGGCGTCGGACGCACCCCGGCGGCGACCGCGTTCCTCGGCCTGCTGGACCTGCCGGACCGCTGA
- a CDS encoding DsbA family protein, producing the protein MSDAPGNVTAIDVWVDPRCPWAWITSRWLLEVERVRPVRARFHIMSLSVLNENREVPEKYRQAQREGWGPVRVCVAAAEHHGEAVLRPLYEAMGTRIHLERAGLGRDMTLAALRAVGLPDTLADAAEDPGHDAALRARHHAGMAPVGGEVGTPVIHVPGPAGDRIAFFGPVVTPAPRGEAAGALWDGVVAVAGTDGFFELKRGRDREPSFS; encoded by the coding sequence ATGAGTGATGCGCCAGGGAACGTGACCGCGATCGACGTGTGGGTCGATCCGCGCTGCCCGTGGGCGTGGATCACGTCGCGGTGGCTGCTGGAGGTCGAGCGGGTCCGGCCGGTGCGGGCCCGGTTCCACATCATGAGCCTCTCGGTGCTCAACGAGAACCGGGAGGTGCCGGAGAAGTACCGGCAGGCGCAGCGCGAGGGCTGGGGCCCGGTGCGGGTGTGCGTCGCCGCGGCCGAGCACCACGGGGAAGCCGTGCTGCGCCCGCTGTACGAGGCGATGGGAACGCGGATCCACCTCGAGCGCGCCGGGCTGGGCCGGGACATGACGCTCGCCGCGCTGCGCGCCGTCGGCCTGCCGGACACGCTCGCCGACGCGGCGGAGGACCCCGGCCACGACGCGGCACTGCGCGCCCGCCACCACGCGGGGATGGCCCCGGTCGGCGGCGAGGTGGGCACCCCCGTCATCCACGTCCCCGGTCCCGCCGGTGACCGGATCGCGTTCTTCGGTCCCGTCGTCACCCCGGCGCCGCGCGGCGAGGCCGCGGGCGCGCTGTGGGACGGCGTCGTCGCCGTCGCCGGGACGGACGGCTTCTTCGAGCTGAAGCGCGGCCGTGACCGCGAACCCAGCTTCTCCTGA